A genomic window from Aquila chrysaetos chrysaetos chromosome 9, bAquChr1.4, whole genome shotgun sequence includes:
- the NES gene encoding nestin: MLSTESFVGARALGEESLQMWDLNKRLEAYLARVKFLEEENEVLRAEIQSAKGSPAGDSWRAKYEEELRALRDALDHAFREKCTAELARDNLYEEVQQVKSRCQKEQAAREEAKKQLSLSRKELEEERRAQIWLKERAVQLEKEVEALLEVHEEEKAGLDQEIASFSQSLESFRCAPVAFQPVEVEDYSKRLSEIWKGAVETYKTEVSQLETSLCQAKENLWKAVEDNQQSQLQLQHLEKDLAGLKARKEMLEESLARQWQEQRGEAEKFQLAMEALEQEKQTLRVQIAQVLEDRQQLMHLKMSLSLEVATYRTLLEAESTRLQMPAGEYKMANGLRDLKLEVSSGGKLAPVSTEARRLLPRDHRASPSVFPRAEGRGQPAKAQSDTLTPKSQSPGARELQKISSVLHATALQAAGTAREPGTSGCPVPSSSQPGKAAHPLSPEPASPVPPEPGSPGGEGPAWPGGDGGEMSQGKEHPPPGAVAEAHDASIEPPGTAPARSLQYPAQLVSEALEDALKEMQDDAQPKEEPMLSAVWAPQDARVSSPVPPIEACGGAVAEGAGERQDPTEGARDSESPEAEERAGEAVLQGLGVETSALWDRAASPPGLHPCGTASSLSAAASREEMGPWEEEMPTVLSPREPEAVTQEEDASGPGQMGSSWEEPERGEDEAEAPSTEASHPSEDKGERGPHSPCGEDGDFQVKGIDAQGGKSPQREVKAAHAVLVESHPILPMESHLEEDLVDGDQEKFEHQEMPVYETDLTAEEESRQEACPEQEPSSIHEAIPAEEASLGAEEDAVGGEDPGRAKDGEGEKGEAGGEALGGEDPRAGEAVGPETLGQESGAREEPGDLQENSFAEEVREQEELEPELEPEPEPGEQPWGRGDDGSGQKAHPEDWEVTAEDTEGALGTEKPAWVDDSPTSAGGLESEETDSMLPAELEETQEDDEDAESQGMSQQQPPLEAEPGPELARDEQEGTAGQPAQAPADVPGQGDSQEPAEAPEEPWEVQDEDADDEISSELGQPESSSTGPMALQQAPGDGAETGESAEEDGGQLGELEQALGTGRSVELEDTLPDSTPLHLYEGEMLAMVASSQNPPEIEETTETASASEIAPEDEGWLEGRHKPPTPTMPESCEEEAGMEVAPVAEGAEEEEGYFIVSAPNQEVSSSEEPEISEDFEEIKVEATEAGKDDLEALGEASLVPEDEGHFEAFIGEADEDMKMPIEEPEMPKDEDEDDAGGFTAKLEEGPAVPEADLGSPGDMGLLAGGSDEPAQGSTGSGTREEPGLSEGLAAESDGELNGTVELESNAGRAETLPGCNLGLVGQEEEEEEDEPSMAHHDAAEPIPPAGLQAHAMPVSPLPDQAEQTSDEQPFMEEEAWDGDSLPPAGDKEPPKANPPRLGSAPEQGGFPEIIEESPGAADLSAKVPVDIMKDSDILEIVEQALEFNQELVMGVRAAEGGQRDPGGTELPRDAGEESSPVLSSEEEPTVQEAPADVAPGMEGPVRAENGLHREASLEDLAEFTEEMLNGIASMPPAQEFPTETADPTAVMPPQPPAPGDATAAKLADATPHSKHSGADTIPVPSTLGDNVLCLTPDQPPACRLRAEQEPWSLADE; encoded by the exons ATGCTAAGCACGGAAAGTTTTGTGGGGGCGAGAGCCCTTGGTGAGGAGTCGCTGCAGATGTGGGACCTCAACAAGCGGCTGGAGGCGTACCTGGCCCGCGTGAAATTCCTGGAGGAAGAAAACGAGGTGCTGCGAGCCGAAATCCAGAGTGCCAAGGGTAGCCCAGCTGGGGACTCGTGGCGGGCAAAGTATGAGGAGGAGCTGCGAGCCCTGCGGGATGCGCTGGATCATGCCTTCAGGGAGAAGTGCACAGCTGAGCTGGCCAGGGACAACCTCTATGAGGAGGTTCAGCAGGTGAAAAGCAGGTGCCAGAAGGAGCAGGCAGCCCGAGAAGAAGCCAAGAAGCAGCTGTCCTTGAgcaggaaggagctggaggaggagaggagagcgCAGATCTGGCTGAAGGAGAGAGCCgtgcagctggagaaggaggtggaagCCTTGCTGGAGGTGCACGAGGAGGAGAAAGCGGGGCTAGACCAGGAGATCGCAAGCTTCTCGCAGAGCCTGGAGAGCTTCCGCTGTGCACCGGTGGCTTTCCAGCCAGTGGAAGTGGAGGACTACTCCAAGAGGCTCTCAGAAATCTGGAAAGGGGCGGTGGAGACCTACAAGACAGAGGTGTCGCAGCTGGAGACTTCCCTCTGCCAAGCCAAGGAGAACCTCTGGAAAGCAGTGGAGGACAACCAGCAgagccagctgcagctgcagcacctgGAGAAGGACCTGGCGGGGCTCAAAGCACGGAAGGAGATGCTGGAGGAGAGCCTGGCCCGGCAGTGGCAGGAACAGCGTGGGGAGGCAGAGAAGTTCCAG ctggcgATGGAGgccctggagcaggagaagcagaCCCTGCGGGTGCAGATCGCCCAAGTGCTGGAGGACAGGCAGCAGCTCATGCACCTCAAGATGTCCCTCAGCCTGGAAGTGGCAACCTACAG GACACTGCTGGAAGCAGAGAGCACCCGCTTGCAAATGCCAGCTGGGGAATACAAGATGGCCAATGGCTTGCGAG ATCTCAAGCTGGAGGTGAGCAGCGGTGGCAAGCTGGCACCGGTGAGCACCGAGGCCAGGCGGCTGCTGCCCCGGGACCACCGTGCCAGCCCCTCCGTCTtccccagggcagaggggagggggcagccaGCAAAAGCCCAAAGTGACACCCTGACACCCAAAAGCCAGAGCCCTGGTGCCAGGGAGCTCCAGAAAATCAGCTCAGTCCTCCATGCCACAGCACTGCAGGCTGCCGGCACGGCCAGAGAGCCAGGCACCTCTGGCTGCCCCGTGCCAAGCTCCTCGCAGCCCGGCAAAGCTGCCCATCCTCTCTCCCCAGAGCCCGCCAGCCCCGTGCCACCAGAGCCGGGGAGCCCGGGGGGAGAGGGTCCTGCCTGGCCAGGGGGAGACGGTGGTGAGATGAGCCAAGGGAAGGAGCATCCTCCACCTGGAGCTGTGGCGGAGGCCCACGATGCCAGCATCGAGCCCCCGGGAACAGCGCCTGCCCGCAGCCTGCAGTACCCAGCCCAGCTGGTCAGCGAGGCGCTGGAGGATGCTCTCAAGGAAATGCAAGATGATGCTCAGCCCAAAGAAGAACCCATGCTCAGCGCTGTGTGGGCGCCCCAGGATGCCCGTGTCTCTAGCCCCGTTCCACCCATAGAGGCTTGTGGAGGGGCTGTTGCAGAGGGGGCCGGGGAAAGGCAAGACCCCACCGAGGGTGCCAGGGATAGTGAATCCCCCGAAGCagaggagagggctggggaagCCGTGCTCCAGGGGCTGGGTGTGGAGACCAGTGCCCTGTGGGACAGAGCTGCATCCCCACCAGGACTGCATCCCTGTGGCACGGCTTCTTCCCTAAGTGCCGCAGCGAGCCGGGAAGAGATGGGACcgtgggaggaggagatgcccaCTGTGCTGAGCCCAAGGGAACCAGAAGCGGTGACCCAGGAAGAGGATGCAAGTGGCCCTGGCCAgatggggagcagctgggaagaGCCAGAGCGAGGGGAGGATGAGGCAGAGGCCCCAAGCACAGAGGCATCGCACCCCTCGGAGGACAAGGGGGAGAGGGGACCCCACAGCCCCTGCGGGGAGGACGGTGATTTCCAGGTCAAAGGAATAGATGCGCAAGGAGGGAAGTCCCCGCAAAGGGAAGTCAAAGCTGCTCATGCTGTCCTCGTGGAAAGCCACCCAATTTTGCCCATGGAAAGTCACCTGGAAGAGGACCTTGTTGATGGAGACCAGGAAAAGTTTGAGCATCAGGAAATGCCCGTGTATGAGACAGATCTcactgcagaggaggaaagcaggcagGAGGCATGCCCAGAGCAGGAGCCCTCAAGCATCCATGAGGCCATCCCAGCAGAAGAGGCTTCACTGGGGGCTGAAGAAGATGCCGTGGGAGGGGAGGACCCAGGCAGAGCAAAAGATGgtgagggagaaaagggagaggctGGCGGGGAGGCTCTGGGAGGAGAAGACCCCCGGgcaggagaggctgtgggaCCTGAAACCCTGGGGCAGGAGAGCGGAGCCCGGGAGGAGCCTGGGGACCTGCAGGAAAATAGCTTTGCAGAAGAGGTGcgggagcaggaggagctggagccggAGCTGGAGCCAGAGCCGGAGCcaggagagcagccctggggcaggggtgATGATGGCAGTGGCCAAAAGGCCCATCCAGAGGACTGGGAGGTGACAGCAGAGGACACAGAGGGGGCTCTGGGGACAGAAAAGCCAGCATGGGTAGATGACAGCCCGACAAGCGCAGGAGGGCTGGAAAGTGAGGAGACAGACAGCATGTTACcggcagagctggaggaaacCCAGGAAGATGATGAAGATGCCGAGAGCCAGGGTatgagccagcagcagccaccgCTGGAGGCTGAGCCAGGCCCGGAGCTGGCAAGGGATGAGCAGGAGGGCACTGCAGGGCAACCTGCCCAGGCACCTGCAGATGTCCCTGGGCAAGGGGACAGCCAGGAGCCGGCCGAGGCTCCGGAGGAGCCATGGGAGGTGCAGGATGAAGATGCTGACGATGAGATCAGCTCAGAGCTGGGAcagccagaaagcagcagcactggcccTATGGCACTTCAGCAGGCACCAGGTGATGGCGCGGAGACTGGTGAGTCGGCGGAGGAGGATGGCGGGCAATTGGGAGAGCTGGAGCAGGcactggggacaggcaggagcGTGGAGCTGGAGGACACACTGCCGGACAGCACACCCTTGCACCTCTATGAAGGAGAGATGCTGGCTATGGTTGCATCCAGCCAAAACCCACCAGAGATTGAGGAGACCACAGAGACAGCCTCTGCATCTGAAATAGCTCCAGAGGATGAAGGATGGCTGGAAGGGAGGCACAAGCCACCAACTCCCACCATGCCAGAGAGCTGCGAAGaggaggcagggatggaggtAGCCCCTGTGGCAGAGGgtgccgaggaggaggaaggctaTTTCATTGTCTCTGCTCCCAACCAAGAGGTGTCCAGCTCAGAGGAACCTGAGATCTCCGAGgactttgaagaaattaaagttGAAGCAACCGAAGCAGGCAAAGATGATCTGGAAGCTCTTGGAGAAGCGTCTCTGGTGCCAGAGGACGAAGGGCACTTTGAGGCATTTATTGGTGAAGCAGATGAAGACATGAAGATGCCCATAGAAGAACCTGAGATGCCaaaggatgaggatgaggacGATGCTGGGGGTTTTACTGCCAAGCTGGAGGAAGGCCCAGCTGTGCCTGAAGCAGATCTTGGCTCGcctggggacatggggctgTTAGCAGGAGGCAGTGATGAGCCAGCCCAGGGTTCCACAGGCTCTGGCACGCGTGAGGAACCAGGGCTCTCGGAGGGTTTGGCTGCTGAATCAGATGGGGAGCTCAATGGCACGGTGGAGCTGGAGAGCAatgctggcagagctgaaacGCTCCCAGGCTGCAacctggggctggtggggcaggaggaggaggaggaggaggatgagccCAGCATGGCTCACCATGATGCAGCCGAGCCCATCCCTCCGGCAGGGCTCCAGGCTCACGCAATGCCAGTTTCTCCACTGCCTGACCAAGCGGAGCAGACATCGGATGAGCAACCATTTATGGAGGAGGAAGCATGGGATGGTGACAGCCTTCCCCCGGCCGGGGACAAGGAGCCTCCCAAGGCCAATCCACCTCGGCTGGGCTCCGCACCAGAGCAGGGAGGTTTTCCAGAGATTATTGAAGAAAGCCCAGGTGCAGCTGATCTCTCTGCAAAAGTGCCGGTGGACATCATGAAAGACTCAGATATTTTGGAAATAGTCGAGCAAGCCCTGGAGTTCAACCAGGAGCTGGTGATGGGGGTGAGGGCGGCTGAGGGTGGGCAGCGGGATCCTGGTGGGACTGAGCTCCCCCGGGATGCCGGGGAAGAATCCTCACCCGTCTTGTCCAGCGAGGAGGAGCCGACGGTGCAGGAGGCACCGGCAGATGTGGCACCGGGGATGGAGGGTCCGGTTCGGGCCGAGAATGGGCTGCACCGGGAGGCCAGCCTGGAGGACCTGGCCGAATTCACAGAGGAGATGCTGAATGGCATCGCCAGCATGCCACCGGCACAGGAGTTCCCCACAGAGACTGCAGACCCCACTGCAGTGATGCCACCACAGCCCCCTGCTCCTGGAGATGCCACTGCCGCCAAGCTGGCCGATGCCACCCCGCATAGCAAGCACAGCGGAGCTGACACCATCCCAGTACCGTCCACTTTGGGGGACAACGTCCTGTGCCTCACACCCGACCAGCCACCGGCGTGCCGGCTGAGAGCCGAGCAGGAGCCCTGGTCCTTGGCGGACGAGTGA